The Coccinella septempunctata chromosome 6, icCocSept1.1, whole genome shotgun sequence genome segment TAACACTTGAGCGACAGTGCCATTAAAGTATTGACTCAATTTTTCAATAGTATTTATGAATTCAGAGCAATGCTGGACGATTAGTCGAAATCCAAGTTTATACCAAAACCAGagctatagtccattcaagaatgattgacatctcgggtggctatggaaaatcgaataagttggtaatagctcatgagttgagattttgttttgcggaattcaggttggtaatgtgaataaacagtgatctatagtCCTATTatgtgtgaatctatgcactgaccgacgataatttgaattttgtcctgctatttatgttcttaatttaatcgtacaaattgtttcaattttgaatgctgattaataagCTCTGAATTCaagtatttcttcttttcaaatacttctCTAGGTTATATTGGCATATTTCTGTTCTGTcagtgaaactacagaaattattgaagatattttgtgatcagatattaagctgcgtctggattttcaagacctactgggatgtcaatcattcttgaatggactatatatgcTTGATGAGCCACATATCAAACATAGTTATGCGGATAGTCaacagaatgaatgaaaaatttgacgATTATCCCGACAAATCCCAATACGGTGGAACAGGAAGAAGGAGAACAAATATCTTGGGTTTGACGCTAACTGCGGAGAGATATATGGAAGTCCAAAGCAAACTTTATGAGTGTTAAGTTGATTATAAGAAAGAATACAACATAAAAAATTGAGTGAAGTTCTCACTGAAATAGGACTGATGGACCGAAGAGATATCTTACGGAACCTCTACTGAAACCCTAAAGGGATGTGTCCGTATAAAAACGGGAAACTATAGTGGATCTCGATTCAAGTTGAAGGACGTCTCGATTTCCaagcgtttttttttaatttgattgTTTTTTCAACTAGGCAAAATATGTTGTTCACTAGGTTCTATGATTTCTTACGTATTTCTCGAAGGTTTTAAACCTTCGATCATTTTCTTGTTCAAGCAATTGATCTGTCATGCTTAATTCCAAACGACGCTCATGGTCACATGATTTTTGCTCATTACAATTTAATAATTCTAAGTCTACCAAGATTACATAGATCCTTAATCTTGGATACAATACCTATTGTCGGTAGTGTAATGGACGCAAAAGTAATTTTCACGCTTCTGAAGGACGTCAATTAtgcattgaataaaattcgagtGAAAAGAAGATTGCATCGCTCCAAATATGCTAACCGAGTTATTTCTTCTTGCAGCCATAAAGTTTGCGAGAAATACAGAATGCATCGTTCATACGAACTTCCGTACTGTGCCTACGTAGGGGCAGATTGGCAGCCAGTTTGTGAACCACCCCCACCTCATTTTACCGCCAGGGTTTATGTTGACACTAACCCCCATTTACCAATCAAGAAAATTGAGGCATTGCTGAGAGAAGGAAAACTATACAAATAAGTATGTGCTGCTCCATAATAAAGGGAAATACCTACCTATTCTAtgcatatttaaattttttaagagTTAGAAAATCATTCATCAAATATTATGACGAAATATATAACCTAGCTTCGACAATTTTCATTAATAAATCGCATTACTAACTCTAGAATAAATGTAATATAGGAATATTTAACACATTGTAAAAAGAAGGATCCACACAAAGCATCGATGCGATATTTCGACATAACAACAAAACAAGGTGATTTGGAGCACAAGAGTTGAAatgtttcattcaaaaatatccTGTCTTAAATTGGCATTGATCGATTCATTCCGAtcctttgaaaataattttccatGCCTAGTAACATGGAAATATGTATATCTTCTCGTTATTGTTTGTgaattcaaaagatgtccctaccggatatcaaTATTCTTGATTCCTTTATATATTTTTGCTGCCTCCAAGGTCCGCATATGAAATGTTCTCCACAAAACATTGGCATTTAGTCAATTAGAAATATATGAACATCGATTACATCGTTTTGAACAAACTATCGCACCAAGAGGAATGTGTCATACAACCGTTTCTACGATATAATTGAAACATGTCCCTCAATTGAGActtaaattttgtttttgactATTATATACTAATTATATTCTTGAATTTCATCACTGGGAAATTCCAAAATGACAAACCCCGAGGAGGAGGGAAATTAACTTTCCAATTTGCGGAAAACTCGAGATACCACagaatcttgattttttttgaaaagaatagctATTTGTATTTGCAATCATCAAAATCattcagataaaaaaaagtgaaagaaaCAACCCAATTTTATCTatagaattttatgaaatatataaagATAATTTGTGTCGAGGCagaaatttttcgtgaaatttatCTTCACAGCTTCTGTGGAGggccaaaaaaatttcattttccatCAATATTTCACGCATTCTTATACACAGAAGGTAACGGTATATTGTTATAATCAGAACTTCCAAGTGAAATCAGTTGATGAAAATTAgctgatgaaaataataattgaaagGCTATCCTACAGCTGCCACCTATCGGCTACAGAGGAAAGCTGATGGATCCTGATTCAGTAATCTATATTTTTATGGAGCGCCCTCTTCTGCACTCTTCAATTTCCTAATATTTGCCACTGAAATTTTCTTTCTGCCTCACCACGATAAATTTTTCAGTTATAGAATTTAGGAGCCTCAAGCAATAGATGTCTCTAGTGAATATGATATACAATACCGTATATCTGCTCACTGGAGTAGACCAGAGCAAGCTATGTTTAAAATATAGCTAATAACTGCAGAATATAATCTAGTGTCTTGAAGGTAATCAATTCCAAATCAAGAATTGATATTCTATTTTCATGATGCTACTGCACCTGGAGATAACATTGCACCCAACATAATATTGTTTTCATTAGTTTGGCTCTCTAGTATTTCCTTTCATTCATACCAATTGATGCATGCCTTTTCAGGCCGAAATCCTGAACCGCAATGCTGaattttcttcataattctATTCGAAGTAAATGAAGATTCATAACATTAATTGATACGtatataaatatcaataaatgtTCAGATCAGATTTAAATCTAGCCTAATCACACAACACCATTCGGGGGCACCTACCCACGGAAAGGAGAGTAGATGCAGGCTATGATTTCGGTTTTCTCCTTTTACTTGAACTTTAGTCTGATATTGACGTAGGTTATAGGTACTCTTTCTTTACCTATAATAAATAGGTCTAGCTTTATTGCTTAAAACATGCATTCTAATTTGACATATTAAGGCTATCTCTGAATAAATGAGTATGTCGAAAGCTATTGGGATCGgtgaataaaatataaaaacataTTTAATTCCCTTGTAGAAATCATTTCAtcataaaatatgaaatatctttATGTCTTCAGTCTCGACAGGCAGATATATTTGAATTTGTTTCATACGATTGTGCTCGCAGCAGAATCTAGATTTTCTAGGATATTAAATCGAAAGACAAATTCTATTTTCTACTCTTTCTCACTATAGCTATATAGTGTCGAACAAAATATTGACTAAAGTTAATAAGAATGACGCTAACTCAGGTAATCATCCGTACCATCTTTTACTTCATCCATTTCTCACTGCAGAATCTCATCTTTTATCCGGTAATAATAAAACACGGGCaggttatgaaaatatgtataaaaataaaacaattttattgaaatcagaTGCATATTATACAGCGATAAAAAATTTATGGCATTCAATCGTTTGAAATGGCGAAAAAGTATTACATTCCATATAATTTCAAGCATTTACAATGACAATAAAATGTAATGTTTTGTTTCGGCTCCCTTATCAGTTATATTGAGATGGTTTCGATGGTTCTCAATTTCCCTGATGATATTTGTACTTTTTACCACCTTTATTCGATTTCTGTTTGCCGTAATCGCTATGTTTGGAGTGATGCGACTTATGACCTTGACTCTTCTTGTATTTTCTGTGATCTTCTATATTCTTGCCTTTATGTTCCAGACcctttttaccattttcactTTGTTTGTGTCCGGAATGGTATGTACCATGTTTCTTATGTCCACCATCCTCTTTTTCATAATGAGAATGCTGATCTCCATGTTTATCGTGATGTCCACTCTTATGGAAATCATCATAAAATTTGTGTTCTTTGTGATATTCGTCCCTTATGAATTTATGATGATATCCTTTAGTTTTGTGTCCTTTTTTGTGTCCCTTCTTTTCAGCAAACTTTCCGGCCTTATGTGATTTCTTACCTTCGTGGTGCTTCTTATGATGTTGAGCTTCATCATGATACCCTTTTTCATGACCACCTTTCTCATCGTGGTGACCACCTTTGTTTTCTTCTCCATGCTTAGAATGTTCCACTTTCTCTAAGTGATGCTGGTTTTTATGACCATGTTTGTCCTTTTCACCTTCCTCATCGTAGTAATTGGTATTATACTCTTTACCGCCTTTCTTTTCAAATGTTGATCGTGGTTTTCTAAAAACTTCCGCTATGGCACTATCATTTAAATCCCAATCACTCAATGGAACCGCCGAATTTGTCAGAATAGAAGAACAAcaacataaaaatattaggaTGTATGAATTTTGAGGAGACATTGTGAACTAATATTTGAATTATCGATCAACTTCTTTTATAGATTTTTCCAGTTGAATGAGTTCGTCTGATAATATCCGGAAGTCTTGAGATAATTCAATATTCGCAACGGATTTTCAAAGAGCGATTCCGCCTCGACTTGAATATGATTGTCAATGGTTTCTGCATCATTTCACCATTTCACTAGTTGTGAAACGACGGGAGAAAGCCTTTGTTATTTATCTCGATTAGTTTCATAAGTCAATCGAATTGAATCTCGAATCAAATATTCCTTCTAGAACTGTCTACAGGTAGACATTATAACATACACACATTTCATTTTACAGAGTCCATAATTTCAGCAGGGCAATGATATCATGATTGTATGTTGAGTCTATAGACTCTATAATATGTCTATAATATGTAGTCTTTATAGAATCTCGATCCAAAAGGAACAAACACTATTGTTGCTTGAACTATCCTCGGAATTGTATATTTTACACAGGTAGTTCAAATGTGTTTATGTTGGTAGCTTACGATAACATATTTGTCTATTGGAGTTCAGTGACAAGAAGCTGTGTTTCAAACACATAAAAAATGTTGAGTGATGGACCTAAATGAACCTCATAATTATTGAT includes the following:
- the LOC123315685 gene encoding histidine-rich glycoprotein-like — protein: MSPQNSYILIFLCCCSSILTNSAVPLSDWDLNDSAIAEVFRKPRSTFEKKGGKEYNTNYYDEEGEKDKHGHKNQHHLEKVEHSKHGEENKGGHHDEKGGHEKGYHDEAQHHKKHHEGKKSHKAGKFAEKKGHKKGHKTKGYHHKFIRDEYHKEHKFYDDFHKSGHHDKHGDQHSHYEKEDGGHKKHGTYHSGHKQSENGKKGLEHKGKNIEDHRKYKKSQGHKSHHSKHSDYGKQKSNKGGKKYKYHQGN